Genomic DNA from Pseudomonas fluorescens:
CTGACCCCGGACATCTCCCGCGGACTGGTGGCCGAATACGCCTGGCTCGACCCGTTGAAGGTCGCCCAGAGTTACGGCTGCGAGATTCTGGCGCTGAACTGGACCCTGTGCACGCCGGAACGCCTGATCAAGGCGCAGCGCCAGGGGCTGCATGTGTCGGTGTGGACCGTCAACGAGCCCGCGCTGATGCGCAGGCTCGCCGATTTTGGCGCTGACAGCCTGATTACAGACTTTCCCGGTTTGGCCACTGCCACCCTCGAGAATTGCTGAAATCGGTCTCCCCGGCCGGCTCAGGCCACCGGCCGGAGCCGCTCAAAAAAGCCGGTTGAGCCCGTCATAGGCGGCTACCCGATAGGCTTCGGCCATGGTCGGGTAGTTGAACGTGGTGTTGACGAAGTACTTCAACGTGTTCAATTCGTCCGGCTGGTTCATGATCGCCTGGCCGATGTGCACGATCTCCGACGCCTGGTAGCCGAAGCAGTGCACGCCCAGTACTTCCAGGGTCTCGCGGTGGAACAGGATCTTCAGCATGCCTTGCGGCTCGCCGGCGATCTGCGCCCGCGCCATGCTCTTGAAGAAGGCCTTGCCCACTTCATACGGCACCTTGGCCTGGGTCAGCTCCTGCTCGTTCTTGCCGATCGAGCTGATTTCCGGAATGGTGTAGATCCCGGTCGGTACGTCGTTGACGAAGCGCCAGCTGCCGTTGTCGACAATACTGCCGGCGGCCGAACGGCCCTGGTCGTGGGCGGCACTGGCCAGGCTCGGCCAGCCAATCACGTCACCGGCACCGTAGATGTTCGGTACACAGGTACGGTAGTTTTCGTCGACTTCGATCTGGCCGCGGCTGTTGACCTTCACACCAATGTTTTCCAGGCCCAGGGTGTCGGTGTTGCCGGTACGACCGTTACACCAGAGCAAGGCGTCGGCCTTGATCTTCTTGCCGGACTTGAGGTGCAGGATCACGCCATTGTCGACGCCTTCGACGCGGTCGTAGTCTTCGTTGTGGCGCACGGTGATGTTGTTGTTGCTGAAGTGATAGCTCAGGGCCTGGGAGATTTCCGAGTCCAGGAAGCTCAGCAACTGGCCGCGGTTATCCACCAGTTCCACCAGCACACCCAGGCCGCTGAAGATCGAGGCGTATTCGCAACCGATCACGCCAGCGCCGTAGACGATGAGCTTACGCGGGGTGTGACCCAGGCTCAGGATGGTGTCGCTGTCGTAGATACGCGCGTGGTTGAAATCGATGTCGGCCGGGCGATACGGGCGCGAGCCGGTGGCGATGATGATGTGCTTGGCCACCAGTTTCTCGACCACGCCGTTGCCGCAGACCACTTCGACGGTCTGCTCATCAGCAAAGCTGCCGGTGCCAAAGAACACGTCAACGCGATTGCGGGCGTAGTAGCCAGTGCGCGAGGCCACCTGTTTGGAGATCACCTTCTCAGCGCTCTTGAGCACGTCCGGGAAGGAGAACCAACGCGGTTCGCCGATGGCACGGAACATCGGGTTGGTGTTGAACTGCATGATCTGCCGGACCGAGTGACGCAAGGCCTTGGACGGGATGGTACCCAAGTGGGTGCAGTTGCCGCCGACCTGCCGACGGCTGTCGACCATCGCCACCTTGCGCCCTGCCTTGGCCGCGTTCATTGCCGCGCCTTCCCCCGCCGGGCCGGAACCCAGTACCACCACGTCGTAGTTGTAGACAGCCATGCGTACTCCTCAGAACAGGCCGCGGCACCACACTTGGCGCCGACGGCTAAATCATGCCGGCCCGCGGCATGAAGGAACAATTTGGGGCCGGTTCACGAGCCCGGCCACAGTCTATAGAAGCGTCAACGCCGCGCACATTACCCCTTGGTCGCGTCGTAGGCTAGTTTTGCCTGCGCTATTTCGCCACACCTACGCTTTCAAAACGCTGTCGGAGCCTGCCCAAATCGCTGTGGCGAGGGAGCTTGCTCCCGCTGGGCTGCGCAGCAGACCCATTTTTGTGAGCGCTTCGCACTCAAGCGGGAGCAAGCTCCCTCGCCACAGGTCGCCTACATCCTGAAGGCTGTCATCATTGGGTTTTCCCGCCGCTGATCCGTTCAAACACATCGTTGGTACGGGAGACAAAACGATTGCCATCGCGCAGTACAAAAAATACCCCGATGCCGTGCTTTTCGGCATAGTCCCAACCCCGTTCAGGACCGAGAATCAGCAACAGCGTCGATAGTCCATCGGCCATCAACGCTGAAGGATGAATCACCGTGACGGACGCCAGGTCATGTAGGACCGGCGCACCGGTGCGGGCATCAAAAGTGTGGGAATAACGCCTGCCGCCCTGCTCGAAATACTTACGGTAGTCGCCCGAGGTGGAAACCCCGTAGCCATTGACCTCGATGACTCGTTCGGCCACTTGCCGGTCGTACCGGGGCTCTTCCAGGGCGATGCGCCAGGCCGAACCATCGGGCTTGCGCCCGACGGCCTTGAGTTCCCCGGTGGCTTCGGCCAGGTAACTGTCGATGCCCAGGGCCTGGAGCCTGGCGGCGATGCGGTCGACGGCATAACCCGCGGCGATACTGTTGAAGTCGACTTCAACTGCGGCGTCTTTGCACAACCGGTCGCTCTCGATGCGCAAATGACCATGACCGACGCGCTGGCGCACCAAGGCCAAGGCTTCGGCGGTCGGTACTTTTTCTTCGCGAGACTGAGGACCGAAGCCCCACAGGTTCAGCAGCGGTTCCACAGTCAGGTCGAAGGAGCCGTCGCTTTGAACCGACAACTGCTCACCTACGCCGACCAACTCCAGGAGCGGGCCAGGCATGACCTGACAGCTATTGGCCGGCAGCGCATTGAAACGCTCGATGTCCGAGTCGCTGCGATAGGTTGAGAGTTGCCGATCCACTTCGGCGAGGATGCTTTCCACCTCGACCTGCACCGTTTTCGCAGTGGGCCCGGCGGAATGTCTGACGTACTGAATCGAATAATGACTGCCCATGGTCGGGCCATCGAAGCGCTCCAGGGTGTCGCCGTTGTCGCAACCCGACAACACGCCGGCCAGCACCACAAGGCCAATCCATCGTCCAGTTAACAAATCTTCATCTCCCCTCAAAACCGCGACCGCCATTATGAACTCCAGCGCTCCCACAGGGGACGCAGTGCCTCCATACAAGATTTGCCAGAGTGAGTACCTACACATGTCTTCCCAAACGAGCAACGGCAAGGCGATTTTTCGCGTTGTCAGCGGCAACTTCCTGGAGATGTTCGACTTCATGGTCTATGGCTTCTACGCCACGGCCATCGCCAAGACGTTCTTCCCCGCCGACAGTGCATTCGCCTCGCTGATGCTGTCCCTGGCCACGTTTGGTGCCGGGTTCCTGATGCGCCCCCTCGGAGCGATTTTTCTCGGCGCCTACATCGACCGCCACGGCCGTCGCAAAGGCTTGATCATCACCTTGGCGATGATGGCCGCCGGCACGGTGCTTATCGCCTGTGTGCCGGGTTACGCCACCCTCGGCGTGGCGGCACCGCTGCTGGTGCTGCTGGGGCGATTGCTGCAGGGCTTTTCCGCCGGTGTTGAGCTGGGCGGTGTATCGGTGTACCTGGCAGAAATTTCCACGCCGGGGCGCAAAGGTTTCTTTGTCAGTTGGCAATCCGCCAGCCAACAGGCTGCCGTGGTGTTTGCCGGCCTGCTGGGGGTCGGCCTCAATCACTGGCTGAGCCCCCAGGAGATGGGCGAATGGGGCTGGCGCGTGCCGTTCCTGGTGGGCTGCATGATTGTGCCGGCGATATTCGTGATCCGTCGCTCACTGGAAGAAACACCTGAGTTCCAAGCGAGAAAACATCGCCCCAGCCTGTCGGAAATTGTCCGCTCCATCGGTCAGAACTTCGGCATTGTCTTGGCCGGCATGGCGCTGGTGGTAATGACCACCGTATCGTTCTACCTGATCACCGCCTACACACCGACCTTCGGCAAGGCCGAGTTGAACCTGTCGGACCTGGATGCGCTACTGGTCACGGTCTGCATCGGCTTGTCGAATTTCTTCTGGCTGCCCGTGATGGGGGCGCTTTCCGACAAGGTCGGACGTAAACCCCTGCTGCTCGGTGCGACTGTCCTGGCGATCCTCACCGCCTATCCCGCGCTGTCCTGGTTGGTGGCGAACCCCAGCTTCAGCCATTTGCTGATTGTCGAGTTGTGGTTGTCGTTCCTGTATGGATCGTACAACGGTGCCATGGTCGTGGCCTTGACGGAAATCATGCCGGTCGAGGTGCGCACCACCGGTTTCTCCCTGGCCTACAGCCTGGCGACGGCAACCTTTGGCGGATTTACTCCGGCGGCCTGTACCTACCTGATCCATGTGCTCGACAACAAGGCCGCCCCGGGGATATGGCTCAGTGGGGCGGCGGTGCTGGGGTTGATTGCGACCCTGGTGTTGTTCAAGGGCGACCGTCATGAGTTGCGGACTGCGCAAGCTTCGGTGGTGGGCGGCGCCTGATAGTTTGCCTGCTCGCGAAGAGGCCCGGCCACTCAACACAAAACCTCCAGATACAAAAACGCCCCGACAAGTCGGGGCGTTTTCATGTGCGGCTAAGGCTTAGCGCGGGAATGCTGGCGGGTTTACACCAGCCATGTCTTCCATCACGCGAACCACCTGGCAGCTGTAACCGAACTCGTTGTCGTACCAAACGTACAACACAACGCGGTTGTCCTGAACGATGGTCGCTTCAGCGTCGACCACGCCGGCATGGCGCGAGCCGACGAAGTCGGTGGACACCACTTCCTGGGAATTGACGAAGTCGATCTGCTTGTGCAGGTCGGAGTGCAGCGCCATGTAGCGCAGGTACTCGTTCATCTCTTCACGGGTGGCGGCTTTCTCAAGGTTCAGGTTGAGAATGGCCATCGACACGTTCGGCGTCGGCACACGGATCGCGTTGCCGGTCAGCTTGCCAGCCAGCTCAGGCAGGGCCTTGGCAGCGGCGGTGGCGGCACCGGTCTCGGTGAGGACCATGTTCAGCGCGGCGCTGCGGCCACGGCGGTCGCCCTTGTGGAAGTTGTCGATCAGGTTCTGGTCGTTGGTGTACGAGTGAACCGTTTCAACGTGACCGTTGACGATGCCGAACTTGTCGTTCACCGCCTTGAGCACCGGCACGATGGCGTTGGTGGTGCAAGAAGCCGCGGAAACGATCTTGTCGTCAGCGGTGATGTCGCCGTGGTTGATGCCGTGAACGATGTTCTTCAGCTTGCCCTTGCCAGGCGCAGTCAGCACGACGCGGTCGATGCCCGGGCAGGCCAGGTGCTGGCCCAGGCCCTCGGCATCACGCCATACGCCGGTGTTGTCCACCAGCAGTGCGTCCTTGATGCCGTACTGGGTGTAGTCGACCTCGGTCGGGTTCTTCGCGTAGATCACCTGGATCAGGTTGCCGTTGGCGAGAATGGTGTTGTTTTCTTCATCGATGATGATGGTGCCGTTGAACGAACCATGGACCGAATCGCGACGCAGCAGGCTGGCGCGCTTGGTCAGGTCGTTCTCGGCGCCTTTGCGCACCACGATGGCCCGCAGGCGCAGGCCGTCGCCGCCACCGGTTTTTTCGATCAGGATGCGCGCCAGCAGACGGCCGATACGACCGAAGCCGTACAGGACCACGTCAGTGCCTTTGCGAGGCGAAGCGTTCTGCTGGCCAACCACATCGGCCATCTCTTCACGAACGAACTGCTCGGCGCTACGGCCATTGCCTTCGCTGCGGAATTTGAACGCCAACTTGCCCAGGTCCACCGAAGCCGCGCCGAGCTTGAGCTCGCTCATGGCCTTGAGCAGGGGGAATGTTTCGTGGACGGAGAGTTCGCTGTCGTCGGAAGAACGGTGGCGAGCAAAGCGGTGGGCTTTGAGGATCGCGATGACAGACTGGTTGATCAGGCTGCGGCCATAGATCGAGCTCACCACGTTGTTATTGCGGTAGAGCTGACCGATGAGAGGGATCATCGCTTCTGCGAGAGCTTCACGATCAATCCATTCACCAAGACACTGGTCGGGCTTCTGAGTCACGGTAACCTTCCACATGTAGGGGCTGAAAAAAGGGGCTACATTATGCCGCCGAGTCCTCGGCGGAGCAATGCGCGCCTGTCGCACCGTGGTTTTCCTGTCTGCCTGGGTAGTCTGCGACTGACAGCAGCCCCCTTCCCCCGCTACAATTGTCGACTTTGTCGCAACGCTGGAGCTCAACCTTCCGTGCCCGTTCTGCGTCTTCCGCTTCTCCCTGCCGCGGCAGGTAAACAGCACTGGGGCAACCTGCCCGGTGCCGCCCTGAGCCTGGCCATCGCCGAGGCTGCCAGCGCTGCAAAGCGCTTCACCCTGCTGCTGACCGCCGACAGCCAAAGCGCCGAGCGGCTGGAACAGGAGCTGAGTTTCTTCGCTCCGGATTTGCCGGTCTTGCATTTCCCGGACTGGGAAACCCTGCCCTACGATCTGTTTTCACCGCACCAGGACATCATTTCCCAGCGAATCGCCAGCCTTTATCGGCTGCCGGAACTCAGTCATGGCGTTTTGGTAGTGCCGATCACTACGGCCCTACATCGCCTGGCACCGACCCAATTCCTGCTTGGCAGCAGCCTGGTGCTGGACATCGGCCAGAAGCTCGATGTCGAGCAAATGCGCACCCGCCTTGAGGCCAGTGGCTATCGCTGCGTCGACACGGTGTACGAACACGGCGAGTTCGCGGTACGCGGCGCCTTGATCGACCTGTTCCCGATGGGCAGCAAACTGCCTTATCGAATCGACCTGTTCGACGACGAAATCGAGACCCTGCGCACCTTCGACCCGGAAAACCAGCGGTCCATCGACAAAGTGCAGTCGATCCGCCTGTTGCCGGCCAAGGAATTCCCGCTGCAAAAAGACGCCGTGACCCGCTTCAAGGCGCGGTTTCGCGAGCGCTTCGACGTGGATTTCCGCCGCTGCCCGATCTTCCAGGACCTGAGCAGCGGGATCACCCCCGCCGGCATCGAGTATTACCTGCCACTGTTTTTCGAAGAAACCTCCACCCTGTTCGACTACCTGCCCCAGGACACCCAGGTGTTTTCCCTGCCCGGCATCGAACAGGCGGCGGAAAATTTCTGGAACGATGTGCGCAATCGCTACGAAGAGCGTCGCGTCGATCCTTCCCGTCCTTTATTACCACCCGCCGAGCTGTTCCTGCCGGTGGAAGACTGCTTTGCCCGCCTCAAGAGTTGGCCGCGGGTAGTGGCGAGCCAGCAGGACGTGGAAACCGGCGTCGGCCGTGAGCGCTTCCCGGCCAGGGCATTGCCGGACCTGGCGATCGAAGCCAAGGCCACGCAGCCCTTGGCGGCACTGGCAGGCTTTCTCGATGCGTTCCCCGGTCGCGTGCTGTTCACCGCCGAGTCCGCCGGCCGCCGTGAAGTGTTGTTGGAGCTGCTCGAACGCCTGAAGCTGCGACCAAAGACCGTCGACAGCTGGCCGGACTTCGTCGCAGGCAAGGATCGCCTGGCGATCACCATCGCACCGCTTAACGATGGCCTGGTCCTAGATGACCCGGCCCTGGCCCTGGTGGCGGAAAGCCCGCTGTTCGGCCAGCGCGTCATGCAGCGCCGCCGGCGCGAGAAACGTGCCGACGCCGCCAACGACGCGGTCATCAAGAACCTCACCGAACTGCGCGAAGGCGCGCCCGTGGTGCACATCGACCACGGCGTGGGCCGCTACCTGGGCCTGGCGACCCTGGAAATCGACAACCAGGCCGCCGAGTTCCTGACCCTGGAATACGCCGAGGGCGCCAAGCTCTATGTGCCGGTGGCGAACCTGCACCTGATCGCCCGCTACACCGGCAGCGACGACGCGCTGGCCCCGCTGCATCGCCTGGGCTCGGAAACCTGGCAGAAAGCCAAGCGCAAGGCCGCCGAACAAGTGCGCGACGTCGCCGCCGAACTGCTGGACATCTATGCTCGGCGCGCCGCCCGCGAGGGTTACGCCTTCGCCGATCCGAAAGCCGACTACGAAACCTTCAGCGCCGGTTTCCCGTTCGAAGAAACCGTCGACCAGCAGACCACCATCGAAGCCGTGCGCGCCGACATGCTCGCGCCCAAGCCCATGGACCGACTGGTGTGCGGCGACGTGGGCTTTGGCAAGACCGAGGTGGCGATGCGCGCCGCGTTCATTGCCGTGCACGGTGGCAAGCAGGTGGCAATCCTGGTACCCACCACCCTGCTCGCCCAGCAGCACTACAACAGTTTCCGCGACCGCTTTGCCGACTGGCCGGTGACCGTGGAAGTGATGAGCCGTTTCAAATCCACCAAGGAAGTGAACGCCGCCGTGGCCGACCTGGCCGAGGGCAAGATCGACATCGTCATCGGTACGCACAAGCTGCTGCAGGACGACGTGAAGTTCAAGAGCCTGGGGCTGGTGATCATCGACGAAGAGCACCGCTTTGGCGTGCGCCAGAAAGAACAGCTCAAGGCCCTGCGCAGCGAAGTCGACATCCTGACCCTGACCGCCACGCCGATCCCGCGCACGCTGAACATGGCGGTGTCGGGCATGCGCGACCTGTCGATCATCGCCACGCCACCGGCCCGGCGCCTGTCGGTGCGCACCTTTGTCATGGAGCAGAACAAAAGCACGGTCAAGGAAGCCTTGCTGCGTGAGTTGCTGCGGGGTGGCCAGGTCTATT
This window encodes:
- the sthA gene encoding Si-specific NAD(P)(+) transhydrogenase, giving the protein MAVYNYDVVVLGSGPAGEGAAMNAAKAGRKVAMVDSRRQVGGNCTHLGTIPSKALRHSVRQIMQFNTNPMFRAIGEPRWFSFPDVLKSAEKVISKQVASRTGYYARNRVDVFFGTGSFADEQTVEVVCGNGVVEKLVAKHIIIATGSRPYRPADIDFNHARIYDSDTILSLGHTPRKLIVYGAGVIGCEYASIFSGLGVLVELVDNRGQLLSFLDSEISQALSYHFSNNNITVRHNEDYDRVEGVDNGVILHLKSGKKIKADALLWCNGRTGNTDTLGLENIGVKVNSRGQIEVDENYRTCVPNIYGAGDVIGWPSLASAAHDQGRSAAGSIVDNGSWRFVNDVPTGIYTIPEISSIGKNEQELTQAKVPYEVGKAFFKSMARAQIAGEPQGMLKILFHRETLEVLGVHCFGYQASEIVHIGQAIMNQPDELNTLKYFVNTTFNYPTMAEAYRVAAYDGLNRLF
- a CDS encoding FAD:protein FMN transferase produces the protein MVLAGVLSGCDNGDTLERFDGPTMGSHYSIQYVRHSAGPTAKTVQVEVESILAEVDRQLSTYRSDSDIERFNALPANSCQVMPGPLLELVGVGEQLSVQSDGSFDLTVEPLLNLWGFGPQSREEKVPTAEALALVRQRVGHGHLRIESDRLCKDAAVEVDFNSIAAGYAVDRIAARLQALGIDSYLAEATGELKAVGRKPDGSAWRIALEEPRYDRQVAERVIEVNGYGVSTSGDYRKYFEQGGRRYSHTFDARTGAPVLHDLASVTVIHPSALMADGLSTLLLILGPERGWDYAEKHGIGVFFVLRDGNRFVSRTNDVFERISGGKTQ
- a CDS encoding MFS transporter, which encodes MSSQTSNGKAIFRVVSGNFLEMFDFMVYGFYATAIAKTFFPADSAFASLMLSLATFGAGFLMRPLGAIFLGAYIDRHGRRKGLIITLAMMAAGTVLIACVPGYATLGVAAPLLVLLGRLLQGFSAGVELGGVSVYLAEISTPGRKGFFVSWQSASQQAAVVFAGLLGVGLNHWLSPQEMGEWGWRVPFLVGCMIVPAIFVIRRSLEETPEFQARKHRPSLSEIVRSIGQNFGIVLAGMALVVMTTVSFYLITAYTPTFGKAELNLSDLDALLVTVCIGLSNFFWLPVMGALSDKVGRKPLLLGATVLAILTAYPALSWLVANPSFSHLLIVELWLSFLYGSYNGAMVVALTEIMPVEVRTTGFSLAYSLATATFGGFTPAACTYLIHVLDNKAAPGIWLSGAAVLGLIATLVLFKGDRHELRTAQASVVGGA
- a CDS encoding glyceraldehyde-3-phosphate dehydrogenase is translated as MWKVTVTQKPDQCLGEWIDREALAEAMIPLIGQLYRNNNVVSSIYGRSLINQSVIAILKAHRFARHRSSDDSELSVHETFPLLKAMSELKLGAASVDLGKLAFKFRSEGNGRSAEQFVREEMADVVGQQNASPRKGTDVVLYGFGRIGRLLARILIEKTGGGDGLRLRAIVVRKGAENDLTKRASLLRRDSVHGSFNGTIIIDEENNTILANGNLIQVIYAKNPTEVDYTQYGIKDALLVDNTGVWRDAEGLGQHLACPGIDRVVLTAPGKGKLKNIVHGINHGDITADDKIVSAASCTTNAIVPVLKAVNDKFGIVNGHVETVHSYTNDQNLIDNFHKGDRRGRSAALNMVLTETGAATAAAKALPELAGKLTGNAIRVPTPNVSMAILNLNLEKAATREEMNEYLRYMALHSDLHKQIDFVNSQEVVSTDFVGSRHAGVVDAEATIVQDNRVVLYVWYDNEFGYSCQVVRVMEDMAGVNPPAFPR
- the mfd gene encoding transcription-repair coupling factor, producing MPVLRLPLLPAAAGKQHWGNLPGAALSLAIAEAASAAKRFTLLLTADSQSAERLEQELSFFAPDLPVLHFPDWETLPYDLFSPHQDIISQRIASLYRLPELSHGVLVVPITTALHRLAPTQFLLGSSLVLDIGQKLDVEQMRTRLEASGYRCVDTVYEHGEFAVRGALIDLFPMGSKLPYRIDLFDDEIETLRTFDPENQRSIDKVQSIRLLPAKEFPLQKDAVTRFKARFRERFDVDFRRCPIFQDLSSGITPAGIEYYLPLFFEETSTLFDYLPQDTQVFSLPGIEQAAENFWNDVRNRYEERRVDPSRPLLPPAELFLPVEDCFARLKSWPRVVASQQDVETGVGRERFPARALPDLAIEAKATQPLAALAGFLDAFPGRVLFTAESAGRREVLLELLERLKLRPKTVDSWPDFVAGKDRLAITIAPLNDGLVLDDPALALVAESPLFGQRVMQRRRREKRADAANDAVIKNLTELREGAPVVHIDHGVGRYLGLATLEIDNQAAEFLTLEYAEGAKLYVPVANLHLIARYTGSDDALAPLHRLGSETWQKAKRKAAEQVRDVAAELLDIYARRAAREGYAFADPKADYETFSAGFPFEETVDQQTTIEAVRADMLAPKPMDRLVCGDVGFGKTEVAMRAAFIAVHGGKQVAILVPTTLLAQQHYNSFRDRFADWPVTVEVMSRFKSTKEVNAAVADLAEGKIDIVIGTHKLLQDDVKFKSLGLVIIDEEHRFGVRQKEQLKALRSEVDILTLTATPIPRTLNMAVSGMRDLSIIATPPARRLSVRTFVMEQNKSTVKEALLRELLRGGQVYYLHNDVKTIEKCAADLAELVPEARIGIGHGQMRERELEQVMSDFYHKRFNVLIASTIIETGIDVPSANTIIIERADKFGLAQLHQLRGRVGRSHHQAYAYLLTPPRQQITPDAEKRLEAIANTQDLGAGFVLATNDLEIRGAGELLGDGQSGQIQAVGFTLYMEMLERAVKSIRKGEQPNLDQPLGGGPEINLRVPALIPEDYLPDVHARLILYKRIASASDEEGLKDLQVEMIDRFGLLPEPTKNLVRTTLLKLKAEQLGIKKVDGGPNGGRIEFEAQTPVDPLVLIKLIQGQPKRYKFEGATMFKFMVPMERAEERFNTVEALFERLTPTTA